The genomic DNA ataactttttttaaaacggtttaaattgaaatatattggtaacaattcataaactaacggccaaagaagatataaaataacttttcccgttgatccggttgtgtttgttgttgttagagcTTCAGATTGGCTCGCGGAGGACATTGTGCGGATATTAACAGAACAAATATCCTTACACCAGGATATGAAGGTCACACAACGTCAGATAGTGTTACTATTCTAAAATGGGTTTAATAAAAGCTTTTCCGACGAttaaggacaaaaaataacgaaacacaCGCGGAAGAATGCACGCAACATCGGCTTGGTTCGACACACCAccttgttcaaaaatcaaaaaaaaattctttctctctttggaaaatttgaaaaacgatCTCAATGCATCGGTTAGTGGTCGTACTATATGACATAGGTTGATTTAGgtcgataaaaaattacacaaagctaAAGTGGATGTATATACTTACGAAAATGAGATTCAGATAGGTACTCAATGCCTCaaggtgcatttatttcgtatGGTCAAAAAAAATGTGCTGTAGGCAAATGAAACTAAAGTCAATTTGCTCAGATTTGTTAGGAAATCTCATATTAGGCACCTTAATACAACTTCCCACGACCAAATGTACCCAGgacgaaataaatgcaccttGAGGCATTGAGTACCTATCTGAATCTCATTTTCGTAAGTATATACATCCACTTtagctttgtgtaattttttatcgacCTAAATCAACCTATGTCATATAGTACGACCACTAACCGATGCATTGAGatcgtttttcaaattttccaaagagagaaagaatttttttttgatttttgaacaaggTGGTGTGTCGAACCAAGCCGATGTTGCGTGCATTCTTCCGCGtgtgtttcgttattttttgtccttaaTCGTCGGAAAAGCTTTTATTAAACCCATTTTAGAATAGTAACACTATCTGACGTTGTGTGACCTTCATATCCTGGTGTAAGGATATTTGTTCTGTTAATATCCGCACAATGTCCTCCGCGAGCCAATCTGAAgctctaacaacaacaaacacaaccggatcaacgggaaaagttattttatatcttctttggccgttagtttatgaattgttaccaatatatttcaatttaaaccgttttaaaaaaagttatgaaaCAAATTAGACtgcgtttctattattttttccaagacaAAAGCGTGGTCTTCATACAAATCAGGCTACACTACCTAAAAAACTTACGAAAGGAGCCGTAAAGAGGGTCCTATATAAAGCCCTAATATCCTGCAACAAAGTACACTTGCTTTGATGTAAACATCTTTCACCAAAATAGAAATATTTGGATTCAAGTGTGAATCGcctgtcgtttctattattttttccgccactgtatatttttcgttttgttttgattccaTTTCGTTATTCTTCTGTTaatgcaaaattgaaattgtcaaatcaatgccaaaaactttaGCCAACTGCATACCAACTCGAACTCCTGTAACCGAAAGCGCAACCCAAATCCTAACCGTTACCGAATCGTGCCATCTGCCAACGCACGTCCTGCACTCactaaaaacccaaaaatatacaaataacaCACCTTTATATTGTGGCCGCCATCTAAAACTATATGTATCTACTCGCAAAATTCTGTTGCTAATTTTGTTAGTttattcacacacaaacacacacagagaaacactAAATTAACAACCCAGTGGGttaaaagttttatttaaacGTGTGgaaatgataaaaaaaaaaagattcgaaaacaatggaaaaattaaTCATTGACAGTATTAAGATTTTAACCactcataaattattttctaaatGACTTTTGACGAGTCTTAAATCATCGTTCGCGGTTTTTACACGTTTACAAACATTTTAAGATAATATTGTTTTTGATCCACTGGGATATGGAACACATTTACTTTGTATTTATGAATTCtgtattttttcttttgttttgtgttgtatGATTTGGTTCTCGCTCTCACATAATTGCCAATCCGCCCCCccacatacttatgtacatccTCCTATAACGCACTCACTCTCAACTCACCATAATtgtatcgttatcgttataATATAGGTCACATACCCGGTAGACCTTTAGGAGGTCGTCACGGTATGGTATTCGGTCAAATAcccgctcctcctgctgccgtAGGAAATTCTTCTGTACCTTTGGTGCCAGGTGCTTATCGTTCGCaaactaaacacaaaacaaaactacaaaaatatcaaaaaacaaaaaatgataatACTCTCAGCAAATCAAAAAAGATCGTTATcgttttgattgaaatttttATATAACTAAACATTTTGTCTGTTAATTCTTGAATATTGATTGAAGCCTTTTATAATTTTCCAAGCAAAGTAGTGCATTCATTGATGTGCCtaaagtttaatttatttattcgttCCATCCTAGAATTGGTGTCCTTTTGTCCTTAGTTAGTTATTGATTGGATTTGGATTggtattgatattgatattggTAAACCTGCTTAAAGTTTGATTTACGTTTGAATTGATCAATAACTGAATTGAATAATTGATGAATgtacattttgattgattcgTTGATTTGTAAGCAAGTTAGCAAACTTAAGCATACTTAGAACATTTGATAACGCGTTGATATTCACATGATCCATTATCCATTGGGGTTGTCCCACCACCAGTTGGGCTTCTTCACCACTCACAGATCACCCACATTTTACCCATCACTAGCTTTAGCCAAGCATCTAGTTATTTAGTTGTCCCGCACCTAAAAGCGTTTTCTTGCCAGCCCATTAAGTGCTCTCGAAAATCGTAGATGTGTGCCATAGTAAGGCTCAGTTGCAAGTGATTCTATTCCCTCAATGACAGAATCACATTAAGCTGTCTACAGATGATACCACCGGGTAGGGGATAGCAGCACCTAAAAGCGTTTTCTTGCCAGCACATTAAATGCTGTTGAAAATCGTAGATGTGTGCCAGAGAGAACTTCCCGCAATAGCAAAGTGATCGGAGATCCATTGATGACTCTTGTCCGTTTACGTTGTGAACATTCATTTTAGAACATAGTCGGAAGTTACGATCCCAATAGCACCTAAAAGCGTTTTCTTGCCAGCCCATTAAATGCTGTTGAAAATCGTAGATGTGTGCCATAGCAAGGCTCAGTTGCAAGTGATTCTGCCCCATCGATGGCAACAGAATCATAATATACTGGCTACAGATAATCTCAATGATGTGTGCGAAAGAAGCCCACTGGCGACTGCCCGATCCTCGACTGTGGTTTTCCTCACCGGTGTGGAAGACCAATCGGAGCATGCAGAGTCGCATCGATGGCCCAGCTAGTGCTGAGCACCATACTAGGAATAATTTTGCATGCAGTTGCCATCTATTATTCTGTTTGTTTAGCAACCGATTCGCAAGCGTTTCTTTCTCATGTTTACTCCATTCATTCCTATTGCTTTCCTGGTAGACCAGATCTTTTGTAATTGATGCACCTCCACCCTCCAGCATGCCACGAGGGGACCTCCTAATGACTTGATCTTGAGTTGCAGCTGAATGGCCATGTGTTAATCAAACCTATTTTGGCTTCTATTCAAAGGTGGTACTCCGCTGGTACCCTGCAGTACCGCAGTCGGTTCGACGACTCTCCGACGCACCCAGAGTCACAATAATGCcgcaagtggaagtggaagtgcagCCGCCGCAACGGCAGCCACATCAACGACGCCGCTGTACACGGGTAATGGTCCgacgagcagcggcagtggagCCATCACGCCCGGCACTCCAAGTGGAAGCCTGCTTAGCCCAGGCCTTGCCCTGGCTGGCGTGGGCACACCGACCAGTGCGGCGCAAGAGTTTTCGTTTAAGGCCAAGCAGGAGGTGTACGTGATGCAGCGTATATCCGAACTACAGCGAGAGGGATTATGGACTGAACGGCGGCTGCCAAAGCTGCAGGAGCCGAGCCGACCGAAGGCGCACTGGGACTACCTTCTCGAGGAGATGACCTGGCTGGCGGCTGATTTCGCCCAGGAGCGCAAATGGAAGAAGAATGCGGCTAAGAAGTGCGCCAAGATGGTTCAAAAGTACTTCCAGGAGAAGGCGAATGCGGCCCAGCGGGCCGAGAAGGCCCAAGAGCTGCACCTGAAGCGAGTGGCCTCCTTTATTGCCCGCGAGGTGAAGCGCTTCTGGACGAATGTGGAAAAGTTGGTGGAGTACAAGCACCAGACGAAGATCGAAGAGAAACGCAAGCAGGCCCTCGATCAGCATCTCAACTTCATTGTCGGCCAGACCGAGAAGTTCTCCCAACAGTTGGTGGAGGGCATGAACAAGAGCATGGCGGCCGACAcacccagcctcagcctcaatTCCAGCCGCCTTACCTCGCCCAAGCGGGAGTCTGATGGTAAGAATATTACCAATAAAACTTTTCCTTTCAGCAGAATCGGTGGAATCAGCATGTGATGATAAACTACAAACTGAAACGTTGTCGTGGTCTATTTTTGAACGCTTCGATGTTAACCTGGGATGGTCGCATTTGCGAGGCATTTGCCTGATGCTTTTACCTATCGTGTTGGCTGCCTCTTACCGAGTGCTGGGAGATTTAAACAGGTTGCTAATTATCGATTCTCCATTCATTTGCAGTTGAGTTTCGACCAGAGTCTGGCTCTGAGGATGATGAGGAGACTATTGCcaaggcggaggaggaggcggcggacGTCAATGAGGAGGTGAAGGCTCTCGCCAAGGAATCGGAAATGGATTTCGATGATTTCCTGAACGATTTGCCCCCCGGATATCTGGACAATCGTGATAAGCTCAttaaggaggaggagcataCCAGCGCTGCGGTGAACACGGAGGCTGTCGGCGAGGAGGGCGAGGACAGTAACGACAGTGAGTTTGAGGCGAAGGAGGCAAGCGAAGACGATGAGAACACCATCagcaagcaggaggaggccgaGCAGGAGATCGATCACCAAAGGGAGATCGATGAGCTGGAGGCCGACAATGACCTGCCggttgagcagctgctgaagaAGTACAAGTCTGGCAGAATCAGTGATCAGCCGCCCAGTCCCAAGCGACGAAAGCTGGAGCCTCGTGGCGCCTCAGAACTCGATTCGGATGACGACTCGACGGCAGTGGATGATGAGTCTACCGATAACAGCGATGTAGATGCCAGCGAAGAGGATGACGACGAAGATCTATCCACaaatgaaaccgaaactgaagtGGATGAGGAAGATCAGGAAGATGGCCTCAAGAGTCTGTTGACAGATGAGACCGCCGAAGCGGGTGGAGCAGGAGCGTTAACAGCTGGCAATGCCAGTGCAGCTGATGCTACTGCTGGGGCTAATAAAGACGACATGCTCAATGATGCCGCCGCTCTCGCCGAGAGTCTCCAGCCCAAGGGCAACACCCTGTCATCCACCAATGTGGTCACTCCTGTGCCCTTCCTGCTCAAGCATACGCTGCGCGAGTATCAGCACATCGGACTGGATTGGCTGGTCACGATGAACGAGCGCAAGCTGAATGGCATCCTGGCCGATGAGATGGGGCTGGGGAAGACCATTCAAACGATTGCCCTACTGGCTCACCTTGCCTGCGCCAGGGGCAACTGGGGACCGCATCTGATTGTGGTGCCATCGTCTGTGATGCTCAATTGGGAGATGGAGTTCAAGAAGTGGTGTCCCGGCTTCAAGATACTCACCTACTACGGTTCCCAGAAGGAGCGCAAGCTGAAGCGCGTCGGGTGGACCAAGCCCAACGCCTTTCACGTCTGCATTACCTCCTACAAGCTGGTCGTCCAGGATCAGCAGAGTTTTCGCCGCAAAAAGTGGAAATATCTTATCCTCGACGAGGCCCAAAACATCAAGAACTTCAAGTCgcagcggtggcagctgctgctcaacttTTCCACAGAGAGGTAAACCCTAAACTACACCAACACCAAACAAAGCCTCTTGTAGAGTTAGTCCCATCAgttcttcgtttttgttttgttatatttGCCTGCCCAAAACGCACCAAAAATCAGTAACCATGCGACTGCTAACTAGTATGGGGACTACGCTTGGGTGCTAAAATTAATATCGTTATAATGCCGCATACTAAAACAGAGCATGCTAATCCCGCCCTAGAATGCTTGTGGCCTTGTTCTGAGACAGCCcaaccaccaacaccacctaCTCCCACACTTTTATCGAGTGCACTCGAAATaatcatttaatattttatgtctCTTCTCCCATAGACGCCTGTTGTTGACGGGAACCCCGCTGCAGAATGACCTAATGGAGCTGTGGTCTCTGATGCATTTCCTCATGCCCTATGTGTTCTCCTCTCACCGCGAGTTCAAGGAGTGGTTCTCCAATCCGATGACCGGCATGATCGAGGGAAACATGGAATACAACGAGACTCTGATAACGCGTCTGCACAAGGTATGAATATTTTATCACAAGATCAAGGGTTCAGATACAGGGTTTAGGGTCACAGCTTGTCACGCGGGAACGATAGCCGCACCTAAAAGCGTTTTCTTGCCAGCCCATTAAATGCTGTTGAAAATCGTTGATGTGTGCCAGAGAGAACTTCTCGCAATAGCAAAGTGATCGGAGATCCATTGATGACTCTTGTCCGTTTACGTTGTGAACATTCATTTTAGAACATAGTCGGAAGTTTCGATCCCAATAGCACCTAAAAGCGTTTTCTTGCCAGCCCATTAAATGCTGTTGAAAATCGTAGATGTGTGCCATAGCAAGGCTCAGTTGCAAGTGATTCTGCCCCATCGATGGCAGCAGAATCACATTAAGCTGGCTACAAATGATACCACCCGTGTATAGCAGCAGCACCTAAAAGCGTTTTCTTGCCAGCCCATTAAATGCTGTTGAAAATCGTAGATGTGTGCCAGAGAGAACTTCTCTCAATAGCAAAGTGATCGGAGATCCATTGACAACTCTTGTCCGTTTACATTGTGAACAGTATAAAACCAACACCTTTCGGATATTTTTAGGCAAATGCACTCTGTGTCACATTGAATTACAGCCACATGTGATGACAATTTGTTAGTTTGCTAGATAAAGTGGGAAAGGTGCGTCTTATCCATGTGGTGGATCTATAACTAAGATTATCACATTGAAAACGCATCGCACATTCGAGTATTCTTAATCAAATTCAGGCAAATGCACTCTGTGTCACATTGAATTACAGCCACATGTGATGACAATTTGTTAGTTTGCTAGATAAAGTGGGAAAGGTGCGTCTTATCCATGTGGTGATTCTACAACCAAGATTATCACATTGAAAACGCATCGCACATTCGCGTATTAAATTCTAATTCTTATTCCAATTCAGGCAAACGCACTCTGTGTTACATTGAATACAATCCACATGTGATGACAATTTGTTAGTTTGCTAGATAAAGTGGGAAAGGTGCGTCTTATCCATGTGGTGGATCTACAACCAAGATTATCACATTGAAAACGCATCGCACATTCGAGTATTAAATTCTAATTCTTATTCCAATTAAGGCAAACGCACTCTGTGTTACATTGAATACAATCCACATGTGATGACAATTTGTTAGTTTGCTAAATCAAAGTGGGAGAGGAGCGTCTTATCCATGTGATCAAACTCCAAACCATTGGAGATCACATTGAAAACGCTCCTTACACTATTTCACCTCTATTATCATTTATATGGTTCGAAGCTTAATGTAGCATCTTCTTCGTATCTTCTTGCAGGTGATTCGTCCGTTCCTGCTGCGACGCCTCAAGAAGGAGGTGGAGaagcaaatgccaaagaaGTACGAGCATGTGGTCATGTGCCGTCTGTCGAATCGCCAGCGCTATCTGTACGAGGATTTCATGAGTCGCTCCAAGTAAGTGCAATCAATTGCGACCATCTAATTcgatttgtaatttgtattcCTTTTGCTATTACAGAACGAGGGAAACCCTGCAGACGGGCAATCTACTGAGCGTAATCAATGTGCTGATGCAGCTGCGGAAGGTGTGCAATCATCCGAACATGTTTGAAGTGCGTCCCATCATATCGCCGTTTCAAATGGAGGGCATCACATTTCACACGCCGCGTCTCGTCTGCGACATTATGGAGTATGATCCGTTCACGGTGAGTCCACAGGTTGCAGGCTACCCCAAACCTTTACGTCTTTTAGCCACCTTTGATTGAAAATGATGATAAACTGTCACTGAAAGTTGGGCTCAATCTATTTTGGAGCGGGTCGTAAACTTGTCCCAGGATGTTCGCATTTGCGAGGCATTTGTCTGATTCAATCCAGTAGCTTTTCCCCccagcagttgcagttgtcCAAATACGAATATCCTAACCGAATGGAATTCTTCTCTACCCTCTACCTCTAGCAAATCAATCTGGAAACTGTGAATCTCTTGCTGTTGCATCTGGAGGAAACATTGACCGCATACGTGTCGCACAAGTGCCGCCTGCTCGCACCGCCACGCAAGCTGATCGAGGAGATCGACAGCGCCCCACAGCCGCCACCGCGCTGCCCCAATGGCAAGTACCGGTTCCACATACGAGTGCGAAGTGCGGAGCTGGCCCAACGGCTCAAATTTAATGCGGTGCGAGTGGGCGCCAGTCCGTCCATGCGGCTGGAGGGCTCCAAAATTGTGCCAATGAGTAGCCTCTTGCCCAGTGGACGGTTCTTGAAGCGTGTCAGTGGCTCCATTAACCCCATTAATATGTCCCTCAAGCCGGTTGTGATCAACAGCTGTTTAGTGACAACGACTACGCCgccgacgacaacgacgacgccgATGGGATTGACATCCTCTCCAGGGGCATCGCTAAACGTCTTGGCCAACTCGAAGATGCTAAGCGCACGCTCCCATATGAATGCCCCCACGCCAGCCAAGGTGGCAAAGACGATGCAGGATGGAAAACCCTTTTTCTACCTCACGCCAGCCACAAGTGCCGGAGGAGCTGGTGCCCGCTTGACTCTCACCAGCAAGACATCGTCGTCGCCATCGTCTGTCGCACCGACCGTTGTAACGTCCGCCAGCAGCATAACGGGGTCATCGGCCACGGGTACAGTATTAACATCTCAGCAGCTAACCAAGGAGCCCATTTTAAGGGATCTGGCCACGCATGTGAAAAGCACGGCGGAGAAGAAGGCCATAGCCAATGGGAGCACAGAGTATGAGGAGCAGGATGAGGAGGAAGCAGAAGATCCCTACAAAGTGCAGGAACTCATACAGATGCGCAAGGAGCAGCGTCTGGCCTCGCTCAAGCGCATGGCCACGATCAATCGTCGGCGCACCGACGCCACTCCCATCTACGGCGCAGACTGCCGCGTGGCCATCCAGCGATGCATGCAGTCGACACGCACCCTGCGACGTTCCACCTGGCAGACTCGGGGCTTTTCCAACTGCTGCACGGCGATGGTCCATCGCGACGGCTGGTCCCTTAATCACCTGCTCAAGACCTTTGAGCAGAGGTGTGCGGAATTAGCTCCGATCTTTAGCAACTTTGTGATTTATGTTCCTTCGGTGTGTGCGCCGTTAATCCGTCGATACGTCCAGAATCTATCCTCCACGCACTGGCAGTGCGAGCGGCAGATCGAGAACAGGGTGGGGCAGGCCCTGCTGCCAAAGCTGGCCCTTCTGCATCCAATTATCTCGGCGATGACCACACAGTTTCCGGATCCGCGGCTCATTCAGTATGACTGCGGCAAGCTGCAGACCCTGGATCGTCTGCTAAGGCAGCTGAAGGTCGACGGCCATCGTGTGCTGATATTCACCCAGATGACCAAGATGCTGGACGTGCTGGAGGCCTTCCTCAACCACCATGGTCACATCTACCTGCGACTAGATGGCTCGACGCGCGTCGAGCAGCGTCAGATCCTCATGGAGCGCTTTAACGGGGACAAGCGGATATTCTGTTTCATTCTATCCACACGATCGGGCGGCGTTGGCATCAATCTGACTGGCGCCGATACTGTCATCTTCTACGACTCGGACTGGAATCCCACCATGGATGCCCAGGCACAGGATCGTTGCCATCGCATTGGGCAAACACGCGACGTGCACATATATCGCCTTGTGTCCGAGAAGACCATTGAGGTGAACATACTGAAGAAGGCCAATCAGAAGCGAATGCTTAGCGACATGGCCATCGAGGGGGGCAACTTCACCACGACCTTCTTCAAGAGCTCCACCATCAAAGATCTCTTCACAATGGACCAGACCGAGCAGGACGAGACCACCACGCCTCCCCAGGAAGTCATCAagtccgaggagaagattgtCACGAcaacgacggcgacgacgaccgCGACCGCCGTTGTGGAAACGGAGAAACAGTCGCTGCGAGCATTTGAGCATGCTCTTGCCGCCGCCGAGGATGAGCAGGATGTGCTGGCCACCAAGACGGCCAAGGCCGAGGTGGCCGCAGATCTGGCCGAGTTCGATGAGAATATTCCCATTGCGGATGATGCCAACGCTGAGGCAGTCGCCGGCTCCTCTCAGGTTGAGATGAGCAAGGCCGATCTGGACATGCAGAATCTTGTCAAGCAGGTGAGTTGTGATTATTGATTGACAGGTTGATGGATGAGAGGTATGGCAGCGCTTGCAATTTATATTGAATACCGTATCAAGATGCGCTTTCGATGCAGCGAGCATTGCCGAGAGAAACTTCCCTTCGGGGAGTAGACGTTCAGACATAGTCGAAGCGACTACCCACGCTCGATTATATCACTCAACGTCTAACATTGCAATGTCCTTAAATGTTGATGGATCCAGATCTGTGTCGTGTACTAATAATTATTACATTTCCCTCCCACACCTGTAGCTGTCGCCGGTGGAACGCTATGCCATGCGCTTCGTGGAGGCTACTGGAGCTGCCTGGACGGCGGAACAACTGCGTGCCGCGGAGGCCGAGCTGGAGGCACAGAAGCGGGAATGGGAGGCCAATCGACTGGCTGTTatgcagaaggaggaggagctgctaaAGCCGGAAGCCGAGCCGGAGGAGCTGCTCACCTACAGTCGCAAGGATTCGAGTAATCAGGTTAATGTTAATTCCAAACAAGATTCCCATTCATCCAAGAAGCGAGCCCTAGCCACTAGGTCTCAGCGCAACAGGCAGggtcagcagaagcagctgagCAGGAGTATTAGTAGCAACAGTGGCAGGGGACAAAAGAGATCAGTGCCGCCAGCGACCAGTACTCCGGCGCAGACTTCATGCCGGCGTCGTGTCAGCCTCAATGTGAGTGCTCCAGTAGTGTCGGCGTCGGGGTCAGGAATAGGGaaagggacagggacaggtaACAGCAAGAGGCTGACGACTGGGGGCAAGAGCGGCTCGACTGTCGGACGGTGCACGCGACTCCGTTCTCTGGGTGTCCATGTCACCAACATCCATACGCCGCCCACTAGAAAGACAACACGCACAGCCCTGGCCGCAGGTCTGGTTGCAGCTGCGGAGGAGGACTCTCCTGCGATCGCCGGAGAGCGTCCCAAGCGGCTTTCGGCCAACATAGCCATGAGCAAGATGATGAAAACGCCCAACCTCAAGTGTAGTCAAGGGAGCAGTAGTTCGAGCACCACCACGCCCCCCAAGCGAGTGCGTGGAGACAGcagctctgtgtctgtgtcgaCCGCTTCTCGGCGAAGGCTGTTGGCGAGAAGAGCGACAATAGCTGTTCCTCTGGCTATAGAAAGCGACGATGAAGATGAGGATGGGGACGAGGAGGACAATACTTCTGAAAATGAAGAGGATCAAGTTAGTGTGGTAGATGAAGACGATGAtaatgaggaggaggatgaggatgaggcgaGTGTAGAAGATGAAGACGATAAGGCATCGGTCTTGGAGGAGACCACGCAAACTGAATCCCTAAGCGACAAAGGGAACGGGGCtaatgaggatgatgatgaagatgaagaggtggagga from Drosophila subobscura isolate 14011-0131.10 chromosome E, UCBerk_Dsub_1.0, whole genome shotgun sequence includes the following:
- the LOC117891761 gene encoding helicase domino isoform X5, encoding MNEGNSAGGGHEGLSPAPPAVPDRVTLHSTEKSVAHPKLNTTTTAATTTTTVTSNRTSAAALPASRYSAQPKGVRSISRQHQQQQLPSAQLPVPLSPLPPQQQTTEATAATPVAAPPSSTLISSAYSATTSIIEASASPPQAKRQRLDNSPNSSQASSIVGSASSNIVGSLLPASVASSSEVGGVSSEALQDSNALKKRILQQKLQILRTLKERHLENVSEYFYLQNGGSMMDYPAWRKKTPTPQFISYSNANRIDQLVHEEKPSTSAAAGAAQSQGIPTQQARVETTLTVVSGTSSTGTTVQQVHGSNNSTAKTNTQSQLPEKIGSNTTITPAAIAATASQSSNRSSSSPAAAAATAASSISNTTSSSVVEASGNVHPPEAEIKIPAVGATPVAISTKLPAAVVQLTQQGGTPLVPCSTAVGSTTLRRTQSHNNAASGSGSAAAATAATSTTPLYTGNGPTSSGSGAITPGTPSGSLLSPGLALAGVGTPTSAAQEFSFKAKQEVYVMQRISELQREGLWTERRLPKLQEPSRPKAHWDYLLEEMTWLAADFAQERKWKKNAAKKCAKMVQKYFQEKANAAQRAEKAQELHLKRVASFIAREVKRFWTNVEKLVEYKHQTKIEEKRKQALDQHLNFIVGQTEKFSQQLVEGMNKSMAADTPSLSLNSSRLTSPKRESDVEFRPESGSEDDEETIAKAEEEAADVNEEVKALAKESEMDFDDFLNDLPPGYLDNRDKLIKEEEHTSAAVNTEAVGEEGEDSNDSEFEAKEASEDDENTISKQEEAEQEIDHQREIDELEADNDLPVEQLLKKYKSGRISDQPPSPKRRKLEPRGASELDSDDDSTAVDDESTDNSDVDASEEDDDEDLSTNETETEVDEEDQEDGLKSLLTDETAEAGGAGALTAGNASAADATAGANKDDMLNDAAALAESLQPKGNTLSSTNVVTPVPFLLKHTLREYQHIGLDWLVTMNERKLNGILADEMGLGKTIQTIALLAHLACARGNWGPHLIVVPSSVMLNWEMEFKKWCPGFKILTYYGSQKERKLKRVGWTKPNAFHVCITSYKLVVQDQQSFRRKKWKYLILDEAQNIKNFKSQRWQLLLNFSTERRLLLTGTPLQNDLMELWSLMHFLMPYVFSSHREFKEWFSNPMTGMIEGNMEYNETLITRLHKVIRPFLLRRLKKEVEKQMPKKYEHVVMCRLSNRQRYLYEDFMSRSKTRETLQTGNLLSVINVLMQLRKVCNHPNMFEVRPIISPFQMEGITFHTPRLVCDIMEYDPFTQINLETVNLLLLHLEETLTAYVSHKCRLLAPPRKLIEEIDSAPQPPPRCPNGKYRFHIRVRSAELAQRLKFNAVRVGASPSMRLEGSKIVPMSSLLPSGRFLKRVSGSINPINMSLKPVVINSCLVTTTTPPTTTTTPMGLTSSPGASLNVLANSKMLSARSHMNAPTPAKVAKTMQDGKPFFYLTPATSAGGAGARLTLTSKTSSSPSSVAPTVVTSASSITGSSATGTVLTSQQLTKEPILRDLATHVKSTAEKKAIANGSTEYEEQDEEEAEDPYKVQELIQMRKEQRLASLKRMATINRRRTDATPIYGADCRVAIQRCMQSTRTLRRSTWQTRGFSNCCTAMVHRDGWSLNHLLKTFEQRCAELAPIFSNFVIYVPSVCAPLIRRYVQNLSSTHWQCERQIENRVGQALLPKLALLHPIISAMTTQFPDPRLIQYDCGKLQTLDRLLRQLKVDGHRVLIFTQMTKMLDVLEAFLNHHGHIYLRLDGSTRVEQRQILMERFNGDKRIFCFILSTRSGGVGINLTGADTVIFYDSDWNPTMDAQAQDRCHRIGQTRDVHIYRLVSEKTIEVNILKKANQKRMLSDMAIEGGNFTTTFFKSSTIKDLFTMDQTEQDETTTPPQEVIKSEEKIVTTTTATTTATAVVETEKQSLRAFEHALAAAEDEQDVLATKTAKAEVAADLAEFDENIPIADDANAEAVAGSSQVEMSKADLDMQNLVKQLSPVERYAMRFVEATGAAWTAEQLRAAEAELEAQKREWEANRLAVMQKEEELLKPEAEPEELLTYSRKDSSNQVNVNSKQDSHSSKKRALATRSQRNRQGQQKQLSRSISSNSGRGQKRSVPPATSTPAQTSCRRRVSLNVSAPVVSASGSGIGKGTGTGNSKRLTTGGKSGSTVGRCTRLRSLGVHVTNIHTPPTRKTTRTALAAGLVAAAEEDSPAIAGERPKRLSANIAMSKMMKTPNLKCSQGSSSSSTTTPPKRVRGDSSSVSVSTASRRRLLARRATIAVPLAIESDDEDEDGDEEDNTSENEEDQVSVVDEDDDNEEEDEDEASVEDEDDKASVLEETTQTESLSDKGNGANEDDDEDEEVEEEEEEMHVEILSDDSNADGKSSSYATAGGEGESNASLDGWSAHDQVQDTTMTSSTYYNVSEESDTDDQPNDPLVEAKERKILQQQQQQQQQSDKSDESEAVGHTPRTRSRGSVKINLWSLDMSPVASTLNRSGSNKSAKKIEPTPRETHSEPRRREAVKRIGNTVDSNTKPVNNKPLTQHKNTVGTLHPWITKVPKVMIRSTPLPASAAQSAASGAASSSSGTTNR